A region from the Hydrogenimonas sp. genome encodes:
- a CDS encoding NADH-ubiquinone oxidoreductase chain G: protein MSEITIKIDGKECKTKEGEYILNVARANDIFIPAICYLTRCSPTLACRICLVEADGKQVYACNAKSKDGMEIKTLTENIAKERRAIMEVYDVNHPLQCGVCDQSGECELQNYTLELGVDEQHYAIKDVPREAKDWGLMHYDPGLCIVCERCVTVCKDMIGDAALKTVPRGGEALSKELKESMPKDAYAMWNKLNKSLIGTTTGDTLECTDCGECIAVCPVGALVSSDFQYTTNAWELNSIPAACAHCSAGCHIYYDVKHTSIDNPEPKIYRVKNEWNYVSLCGAGRFGYDFENRVEGRDEAAFGRALQAFEKADTIRFSSVITNEEALILQRLKEKRGYRLVNEDANRFKKFMETFSKASGSTLWSGDLQSVHNSDFVVSIGAQLKSDNPRARFAFNNAIKMNKGAGLYFHPVKDPVVEGFGKNLISINHKPGLEEAALYLILDLFGDRDTMPKEVVDYLDSFHSKGTKTVEETVKEKVTETVTKKVKDKETGEEKEVTEEVTKMVPKKVTKEVEVDLNGLLDLLDAPEDFNDKMAKMVAKKEKFSIILGEDLFSHPKSENIARLAGLVERCTDFDVVILPSRTNTLGVSLICDLDDEPGDYVIGYNSEGDFVLSSVGRGDLDMPALNQQEGTLTNVDKRVVPTNVALGYKGYVLNDIANALGLEAELTVEYTAALPESKGFKPLEFDDLPNHYTNRGEEIRGYRLSHMKAETSDSSPSRIDESLAMEGDLAYRCNPVLQFNEFTKKTHELASEARLYLSPERAESLGVSDGEKLRVLLSEGSVELAVEIDKFIGGDIVFIPDFDPEIDAERLFASGRFQNVTIEKV from the coding sequence ATGAGTGAAATTACTATAAAGATTGACGGAAAAGAGTGCAAAACTAAAGAGGGTGAATATATCCTCAATGTGGCTCGTGCCAACGATATATTCATTCCCGCCATCTGTTACCTGACGCGCTGCAGTCCGACGCTGGCCTGCCGTATCTGTCTGGTTGAAGCGGACGGTAAGCAGGTCTATGCCTGCAATGCGAAATCGAAAGACGGGATGGAGATAAAGACCCTTACAGAGAATATCGCCAAGGAGAGACGGGCGATTATGGAGGTCTATGATGTAAACCACCCTCTGCAGTGCGGGGTGTGTGATCAGTCGGGGGAGTGCGAACTACAAAATTACACTCTCGAGCTCGGTGTTGATGAACAGCACTATGCTATCAAAGATGTTCCCAGGGAAGCGAAAGATTGGGGGTTGATGCACTACGATCCGGGGCTTTGCATCGTCTGCGAGAGGTGTGTCACCGTATGTAAGGATATGATAGGCGATGCGGCTTTGAAAACGGTTCCGAGAGGCGGAGAGGCCCTCAGCAAGGAGCTGAAGGAGAGCATGCCCAAAGACGCCTACGCCATGTGGAACAAACTGAACAAATCCCTCATAGGCACTACTACCGGAGATACGCTCGAGTGCACGGACTGCGGTGAGTGTATAGCCGTTTGCCCCGTCGGTGCGCTGGTCAGCAGTGACTTCCAGTATACAACCAACGCATGGGAGCTGAACTCCATCCCGGCCGCATGTGCCCACTGCAGCGCCGGCTGCCATATATACTACGATGTGAAACATACCAGTATCGACAACCCGGAGCCGAAAATTTACCGTGTAAAGAACGAGTGGAACTATGTTTCGCTCTGCGGAGCCGGCCGTTTCGGTTACGATTTTGAAAACCGCGTGGAGGGTAGAGACGAAGCGGCGTTCGGCAGAGCGCTTCAGGCTTTCGAAAAGGCCGATACTATACGGTTCTCCTCCGTTATAACCAATGAAGAGGCGCTTATACTTCAGAGATTGAAAGAGAAGAGGGGCTACAGACTCGTTAACGAGGATGCCAACAGGTTCAAAAAGTTTATGGAGACCTTTTCAAAAGCGAGCGGAAGTACATTGTGGAGCGGCGATCTTCAGAGTGTACACAACAGCGACTTCGTTGTCAGCATAGGGGCTCAGCTCAAAAGCGACAATCCGCGCGCAAGGTTCGCTTTCAACAACGCCATAAAGATGAACAAGGGTGCCGGACTCTATTTTCACCCGGTCAAAGATCCGGTTGTCGAAGGGTTCGGCAAGAACCTGATATCGATCAACCACAAACCAGGCCTTGAAGAGGCGGCTCTCTATCTCATACTGGATCTATTCGGAGATAGAGACACTATGCCGAAAGAGGTTGTCGACTATCTTGACTCTTTCCACAGCAAGGGAACCAAAACGGTCGAGGAGACCGTCAAGGAGAAGGTGACCGAGACCGTAACCAAAAAGGTGAAAGATAAGGAGACCGGCGAGGAGAAGGAGGTAACGGAAGAGGTTACCAAGATGGTTCCGAAGAAGGTCACCAAAGAGGTGGAGGTCGATCTGAACGGGCTTCTCGATCTTTTGGACGCCCCCGAAGATTTCAACGACAAAATGGCTAAAATGGTTGCCAAGAAGGAGAAGTTTTCGATCATATTGGGCGAAGATCTCTTCAGCCATCCGAAATCTGAAAATATCGCGAGACTTGCCGGTCTTGTGGAGAGATGTACCGACTTCGACGTTGTTATTCTGCCTTCGCGTACGAACACCCTCGGGGTAAGCCTTATATGCGATCTGGATGATGAGCCGGGAGATTACGTAATCGGCTACAACTCCGAAGGGGACTTCGTTCTGAGCTCCGTCGGCAGAGGCGATCTCGATATGCCTGCTCTGAACCAGCAGGAGGGGACACTGACCAATGTCGACAAAAGGGTTGTTCCGACAAACGTGGCACTGGGCTACAAAGGCTACGTTCTAAACGATATCGCCAACGCGCTTGGGCTGGAGGCGGAACTGACGGTGGAGTATACCGCAGCCCTTCCGGAGTCGAAAGGGTTCAAGCCTCTGGAATTCGACGATCTGCCGAACCACTACACGAACAGAGGCGAAGAGATACGGGGATACCGTCTTTCGCATATGAAAGCCGAAACGAGCGACTCATCACCATCCAGGATTGATGAGAGCCTGGCGATGGAGGGAGATTTGGCGTACCGCTGCAACCCGGTACTCCAGTTCAATGAATTTACAAAAAAGACACATGAGCTTGCTTCTGAAGCGCGGCTCTACC
- a CDS encoding NADH-ubiquinone oxidoreductase chain G, with amino-acid sequence MIKMTIDGHKIEAREGETILQAARRNGHYIPTMCYLSKVKPIASCRLCVVDVEGVDGFILSCQAPVLDGMVVRTDSPELFGHRQNIMKLYDVNHPLECGVCDKSGACDLQNKTLEFGVDSQEFSARDHKRDLRKWEFIGYDESLCILCEKCVHVCNEVIGDDAIEIHYGGYNSRIQPKGTEELECTNCGECIAVCPVGAMISTDFQYKANAWELQKVPATCAHCSGGCALDYERKYAGALDNADPKIYRVTNQFEFTTLCGAGRFGYDFENRGAERDEEAFKRAVEAFRSAGTIRFTSRITNEEAMILQSLKERFGYRLVNQDALNYGRFLESYATITGKSLYNGSLETLADSDGIVVLGSRILTDNPAVRYHITMASKRHNARVVYMHPMEDLQMQNVVTQFVKYEVGTEEGVLAMLARTLLDGKVDVKKVESFLEDLDEGYLSAESNVGEEELDAIRGSLKRCKKISLVIGEDCINHPRAGQIAKLAALFERFGNISVLPVAPKTNTLGVSLICDLDDRAEGSVVGYNAPGDFVLSSFGEGDLDMPALNQQEGTFTTVDKRVVPTNAALPYGGYTLCEIARELGIECGYTIDFTARLPQEKGFSGAEFDDIPYYFSNSEGEVRGYMLKRVKHNIDSTLEEVEELPEFNGPVLYRCDPVLQFGPQTAVCSQLGKEEAVLLGSRQFAMAARLEEGARVKIDVGGVEMYRVFRIDPELKGTIALNPSFDLGLSEDSLSSLYRFSQSKIEVVGQPNE; translated from the coding sequence ATGATAAAAATGACCATCGACGGACATAAAATAGAAGCACGCGAAGGTGAGACTATACTTCAGGCTGCACGAAGAAACGGCCACTATATCCCGACAATGTGCTATCTGAGCAAAGTGAAGCCGATAGCCTCCTGCCGTCTCTGCGTCGTGGATGTCGAGGGTGTGGACGGATTCATCCTGAGCTGTCAGGCGCCGGTACTGGACGGAATGGTGGTCAGAACCGACTCTCCCGAGCTCTTCGGCCACAGGCAGAACATAATGAAGCTGTACGATGTGAACCACCCGCTGGAGTGCGGTGTATGCGACAAGAGCGGCGCGTGCGATCTGCAGAACAAGACTCTTGAGTTCGGTGTGGACAGCCAGGAGTTCTCGGCTCGGGACCACAAGAGAGACCTTAGGAAGTGGGAGTTCATAGGTTACGACGAGTCTCTCTGCATACTGTGTGAAAAGTGTGTACATGTATGCAACGAAGTTATAGGCGACGATGCGATAGAGATCCACTACGGAGGGTACAACTCCCGTATTCAGCCGAAAGGGACTGAAGAGCTTGAGTGTACAAACTGCGGGGAGTGTATAGCGGTCTGCCCCGTCGGTGCGATGATAAGTACCGATTTTCAGTACAAGGCGAATGCGTGGGAGCTTCAGAAGGTCCCGGCGACCTGCGCACACTGCAGCGGCGGCTGCGCACTCGACTACGAGCGCAAGTATGCAGGTGCTCTCGATAACGCCGATCCGAAGATCTACAGAGTTACGAACCAGTTCGAGTTTACGACGCTTTGCGGTGCCGGGCGTTTCGGGTACGACTTCGAGAACCGGGGAGCCGAAAGGGATGAGGAGGCTTTCAAAAGAGCGGTCGAAGCCTTCAGGAGTGCCGGTACGATCCGCTTCACGAGCAGGATCACGAACGAAGAGGCGATGATCCTTCAGAGCCTCAAAGAGCGTTTCGGGTACAGGTTGGTAAACCAAGACGCACTCAACTACGGCAGATTTCTCGAAAGCTATGCGACCATAACTGGAAAGAGCCTCTACAACGGCTCGCTCGAGACCTTGGCCGACTCGGACGGCATAGTCGTGCTGGGATCGAGGATTCTTACCGACAATCCCGCCGTGCGCTACCATATAACGATGGCCTCCAAGAGGCACAATGCCCGTGTCGTCTACATGCACCCGATGGAAGATCTGCAGATGCAGAACGTAGTGACGCAGTTCGTAAAGTATGAAGTGGGTACGGAAGAGGGTGTTCTGGCGATGCTGGCAAGAACGCTTCTGGATGGAAAGGTCGACGTCAAGAAAGTAGAGTCGTTCCTGGAAGATCTCGATGAGGGTTATCTCAGTGCTGAGAGCAATGTGGGAGAAGAGGAGCTGGATGCGATAAGAGGCTCTCTTAAACGTTGCAAAAAGATATCTCTCGTCATAGGGGAAGACTGCATAAACCATCCCCGTGCCGGACAGATTGCGAAGTTGGCTGCACTCTTCGAGCGCTTCGGCAACATCTCCGTCCTGCCCGTAGCACCAAAGACCAACACCCTGGGAGTGAGCCTGATATGCGACCTGGACGATAGGGCGGAGGGGAGTGTCGTCGGCTACAACGCACCAGGCGACTTCGTTCTCTCCTCATTCGGTGAAGGTGACCTTGATATGCCCGCACTGAATCAGCAGGAGGGTACCTTCACAACTGTCGATAAACGTGTTGTTCCGACCAACGCGGCACTGCCGTACGGAGGGTACACGCTATGCGAAATTGCACGGGAGCTGGGAATAGAGTGCGGTTATACGATAGACTTTACGGCACGGCTTCCTCAAGAGAAGGGCTTCTCAGGTGCAGAGTTCGACGATATTCCCTACTATTTCAGCAACAGCGAGGGGGAGGTGAGAGGCTACATGCTCAAACGCGTGAAGCATAATATCGATTCGACTCTGGAGGAGGTCGAGGAGCTGCCCGAGTTCAACGGCCCGGTTCTATATCGCTGCGATCCTGTTCTGCAGTTCGGCCCGCAGACCGCCGTATGCTCTCAGCTTGGAAAAGAGGAGGCGGTTCTGCTGGGCTCCCGGCAGTTCGCTATGGCGGCCAGACTCGAGGAGGGCGCACGTGTCAAAATCGACGTCGGTGGAGTGGAGATGTACAGAGTGTTTAGAATCGACCCGGAGCTGAAAGGTACGATAGCGCTCAACCCTTCCTTTGACTTGGGATTAAGTGAAGATTCGTTATCTTCACTCTACCGTTTCAGCCAAAGCAAAATTGAAGTAGTGGGACAGCCAAATGAGTGA
- a CDS encoding glutamate synthase [NADPH] small chain, which yields MVFSTWRGEFIDNRGKPESEWAESQYKLPEQYETDRNAKAFIGWDGFAIFDEEVDVVRLGTEYAATYQKYSEACGRCAPGRWGGRILYDLMDKIARGEGEMSDLEHLKEVSRTMMETSKCEIGRTVPKPLLDMMEHYADTFKELIEQKRASKDYHLESIDYIAKVTAPCMDACPTHVDIPAYIEGVRDLRFDDSLRATRQTMPLAHTCGRVCPHPCEDECRRANLDEPISIMELKRLGADYETDHGFEWLHPHEPAKEKIGKKVAIVGAGPAGLTAAYYLGLEGIECDVYEELPVLGGEVAVGVPEYRMPIGKYNKDIELAKSVGTNFIMNTKVDADMLRRFDKEYDATLLAFGTRLSKKVRAKNEREDMPGYWGAISFLDQVNLWEKYRIGSPVDLTGKTVVCVGGGFTSMDVVRCSIRANAEKVIMLYRRDEKTIIRNTTYEEYHEAVEEGVEFIFHSAVEEIIEDENGRLKKLKVNRFELVPDPDGGRPQLVKIEGADFEIECDYLIPAVSQAADLSLLPEEWELELTSWNTLKTNGRDYMTSRKGLFAAGDCEYGPMTIVNAVGQAKRAASVISRYVRTGEITLTDEEIMEDHLRKLRVYDKSEKVTGWLPGLPRQVSEKLSVEERRDNNREVNLGFTQEEAIAEAERCMRCYYIAMTAV from the coding sequence GTGGTTTTTTCTACATGGCGCGGGGAGTTCATAGACAACCGCGGCAAGCCGGAGTCGGAATGGGCGGAGTCTCAGTACAAGCTGCCGGAGCAGTACGAGACCGACAGAAACGCTAAAGCCTTCATAGGATGGGACGGCTTCGCGATCTTCGATGAGGAGGTGGATGTCGTCAGGCTCGGGACGGAGTATGCCGCAACCTACCAGAAGTATTCGGAAGCGTGCGGCAGATGCGCTCCGGGCAGATGGGGCGGAAGGATTCTATACGACCTTATGGACAAAATAGCCCGCGGCGAAGGGGAGATGAGCGATCTGGAGCATCTGAAAGAGGTCTCCAGGACGATGATGGAGACATCCAAATGCGAGATCGGAAGGACGGTACCGAAGCCTCTTCTGGATATGATGGAGCACTACGCCGATACCTTCAAAGAGCTTATAGAGCAGAAGAGAGCCAGTAAAGATTACCATCTCGAGAGTATCGACTACATTGCGAAGGTGACGGCCCCCTGCATGGATGCCTGCCCTACGCACGTTGATATCCCGGCCTATATAGAAGGGGTGCGCGACCTGAGATTCGACGACTCTCTGCGGGCGACGAGGCAGACGATGCCGCTCGCCCACACATGCGGCAGGGTCTGCCCCCATCCGTGCGAAGATGAGTGCCGCCGCGCCAACCTGGACGAGCCCATCTCCATCATGGAGCTCAAGCGGCTGGGTGCCGATTACGAAACGGATCACGGTTTCGAGTGGCTCCATCCGCACGAACCGGCGAAAGAGAAGATCGGCAAAAAGGTGGCGATAGTAGGCGCAGGCCCTGCAGGTCTGACGGCCGCCTACTACCTTGGCCTCGAGGGAATAGAGTGCGATGTCTATGAAGAGCTTCCGGTGCTTGGAGGCGAAGTGGCCGTGGGTGTTCCCGAGTACCGGATGCCCATCGGGAAATACAACAAGGATATCGAGCTTGCCAAAAGTGTCGGTACGAACTTCATAATGAACACGAAAGTGGACGCCGATATGCTTAGGCGCTTCGACAAAGAGTACGATGCGACACTGCTGGCGTTCGGTACACGCCTCAGCAAGAAGGTGCGTGCGAAAAACGAGCGGGAAGATATGCCCGGCTACTGGGGAGCGATCAGTTTTCTCGACCAGGTAAATCTCTGGGAGAAATACAGAATCGGATCTCCGGTCGACCTTACAGGCAAAACCGTCGTGTGTGTCGGCGGAGGATTTACATCTATGGATGTCGTGCGATGTTCGATCAGGGCGAATGCCGAGAAGGTTATAATGCTCTACAGGCGCGACGAGAAGACCATCATAAGAAATACCACCTATGAAGAGTACCATGAGGCGGTCGAAGAGGGCGTAGAGTTCATATTCCATTCCGCCGTAGAAGAGATCATAGAGGATGAGAACGGCAGGCTGAAAAAGCTCAAAGTGAACAGGTTCGAACTGGTTCCCGATCCCGACGGTGGGCGGCCGCAGCTAGTGAAGATCGAGGGTGCCGATTTCGAAATAGAGTGCGACTATCTGATTCCGGCGGTCAGCCAGGCGGCCGACCTCTCCCTTCTGCCTGAAGAGTGGGAGCTCGAGTTGACCAGCTGGAACACTCTCAAAACGAACGGCCGCGACTATATGACGAGCAGAAAAGGGCTCTTCGCCGCAGGCGACTGCGAATATGGTCCTATGACGATCGTCAATGCGGTAGGCCAGGCCAAACGCGCGGCATCCGTCATTTCACGATACGTAAGAACCGGCGAGATAACCCTCACTGATGAGGAGATCATGGAGGATCACCTTCGCAAACTGCGTGTCTACGACAAGAGCGAAAAGGTGACCGGATGGCTTCCCGGACTTCCGCGGCAGGTGAGCGAGAAGCTCTCCGTGGAGGAGCGCAGGGACAACAACAGAGAGGTGAACCTCGGCTTTACCCAGGAAGAGGCGATAGCCGAGGCTGAACGCTGTATGCGGTGCTACTACATCGCAATGACAGCGGTTTAG
- a CDS encoding NADH-ubiquinone oxidoreductase chain E, which translates to MVRYDLRHLHDNFYDRMMELLETGTEVDEVAIFLFEIGDFTPVQKSADLIKEAGHELLNSLKFNEVDWTIVVRRKK; encoded by the coding sequence ATGGTACGTTACGATTTGCGACATCTGCACGACAACTTTTACGATCGCATGATGGAACTGCTCGAGACGGGAACTGAAGTTGACGAAGTTGCGATCTTTCTCTTCGAAATCGGTGACTTCACTCCCGTCCAGAAGAGTGCGGACCTGATCAAAGAGGCGGGGCATGAACTACTCAATTCGCTCAAGTTCAACGAAGTCGACTGGACTATTGTGGTCAGAAGGAAAAAGTAG
- a CDS encoding NADH-ubiquinone oxidoreductase chain D, whose translation MQQTNKLRPFFENLEFEREDNHMVINFGPQHPSAHGQLRLILELDGEQVVRAVPDIGYLHRGMEKMAENMIYNEFLPTTDRMDYIAATSNNYGFALAVERLIGLEVPRRAQVIRTMLLELNRIISHLFWLATHALDVGAMSVFLYCFREREFAMDLMEDYCGARLTHSAVRIGGVPLDLPEGWLGALAKFVNELPGNIKDYEDLLTENRIWRMRLEGVGVVPPEMAKSWGCTGIMLRGSGIEYDIRKEEPYELYDELEFDIPVTDTCDSYGRYKLYMEEMRQSVRIIQQLIAMYDDTPPELMAHAPQYISAPKEDIMTQNYSLMQHFVLVTQGMRPPVGEVYVPTESPKGELGFYINSQGEPYPYRLKMRAPSFWHCGILQDLLPGTYIADIVTIIGSTNIVFGEIDR comes from the coding sequence ATGCAACAGACCAACAAACTAAGACCGTTTTTCGAAAACCTCGAGTTCGAGCGCGAAGACAACCATATGGTTATCAACTTCGGACCGCAGCACCCCTCTGCCCACGGGCAGCTGAGGCTGATCCTCGAACTGGACGGAGAGCAGGTTGTCAGGGCGGTGCCCGACATCGGATATCTCCATCGCGGTATGGAGAAGATGGCTGAAAACATGATCTACAACGAGTTTCTGCCGACAACGGACAGGATGGACTATATAGCCGCAACTTCCAACAACTACGGCTTCGCACTGGCGGTAGAGCGGCTGATTGGGCTGGAGGTACCGAGACGTGCACAGGTCATCAGGACGATGCTCCTGGAGCTCAACCGCATAATTTCACATCTCTTCTGGCTCGCTACCCACGCTCTGGACGTAGGGGCAATGAGTGTATTTCTCTACTGCTTCAGGGAGCGCGAGTTCGCGATGGACCTCATGGAGGATTACTGCGGTGCGCGTCTTACGCACTCCGCCGTACGCATAGGGGGTGTTCCGCTCGACCTGCCCGAAGGGTGGCTGGGCGCTCTCGCCAAATTCGTGAACGAGCTTCCCGGGAACATCAAGGATTACGAAGACCTTCTTACGGAAAACAGAATCTGGCGCATGCGTCTGGAGGGTGTCGGAGTGGTTCCGCCGGAGATGGCGAAGAGCTGGGGATGTACGGGAATAATGCTCAGAGGAAGCGGAATCGAGTACGATATACGCAAAGAGGAGCCCTATGAGCTATACGACGAGCTCGAGTTCGATATCCCCGTAACGGATACGTGCGACAGCTACGGACGCTACAAACTCTATATGGAAGAGATGAGACAGTCCGTGCGCATAATCCAGCAGCTCATAGCGATGTACGACGATACCCCGCCGGAGCTGATGGCGCATGCACCGCAATATATCTCCGCTCCCAAAGAGGATATCATGACGCAGAACTACTCTCTAATGCAGCACTTCGTGCTCGTAACGCAGGGTATGCGTCCGCCGGTAGGAGAGGTCTATGTACCGACCGAAAGCCCCAAAGGAGAGCTCGGGTTCTACATAAACTCACAGGGTGAACCCTATCCCTACCGTCTGAAGATGAGAGCACCAAGCTTCTGGCACTGCGGTATTCTGCAGGATCTGCTCCCCGGAACATACATAGCGGATATCGTCACGATCATAGGTAGTACAAATATCGTCTTCGGCGAAATAGACAGGTAA
- a CDS encoding NADH-ubiquinone oxidoreductase chain C: MRPYTPKDNVQAKAYYTDRYWVAPRVPEEPVPEEGVYAEDLAAVKAKHKVLKAYIQRGQLVIYINPEDNLDVLRTLKEERWYEMLSEMSAVDFLAERGGFEVFYQILNLNTAKRIRVKCFVEENRAVESVNPLYRSADWAEREMWDLMGVKVNNHPYLKRLIMPDDWEGHPLRKTYPLQGDEFAQWYEVDKIFGKEARDIIGPENRDPARIDRYDTERFARLGHEVPRGAPAEEAMKEEETPIRYQEEEGVFLIEKFSPDRSKVLDRRK, from the coding sequence ATGAGACCGTATACCCCGAAAGACAATGTTCAGGCAAAAGCCTACTATACAGACCGCTACTGGGTCGCCCCCAGAGTACCGGAAGAGCCGGTTCCCGAAGAGGGGGTGTATGCCGAGGATCTTGCGGCGGTGAAAGCGAAGCACAAGGTGCTGAAAGCCTATATTCAGCGCGGTCAGCTCGTTATATACATCAACCCCGAAGATAATCTGGATGTACTGAGGACTCTGAAAGAGGAGCGGTGGTACGAGATGCTCTCGGAGATGAGCGCGGTAGATTTTCTGGCGGAACGCGGCGGCTTCGAGGTCTTTTACCAGATTCTCAATCTCAACACCGCGAAGCGTATACGCGTCAAGTGTTTCGTCGAGGAGAACCGGGCCGTAGAGAGTGTGAACCCGCTCTACAGAAGTGCCGACTGGGCCGAACGGGAGATGTGGGACCTGATGGGTGTCAAAGTCAACAACCACCCCTACCTGAAGCGTCTGATCATGCCGGACGACTGGGAGGGGCATCCCCTGCGCAAGACCTATCCTCTACAGGGAGACGAGTTCGCCCAGTGGTACGAGGTGGACAAGATATTCGGCAAAGAGGCCAGAGATATCATAGGGCCGGAAAACAGAGACCCGGCACGTATAGACCGCTACGACACCGAGAGATTCGCTAGACTGGGACATGAGGTGCCGAGAGGTGCGCCGGCCGAGGAGGCGATGAAAGAGGAAGAGACCCCGATCCGTTACCAGGAGGAAGAGGGAGTATTCCTTATAGAGAAGTTCTCTCCCGACAGATCAAAAGTGCTAGACAGAAGAAAGTAA
- a CDS encoding NADH-ubiquinone oxidoreductase chain B yields MAQHQVNYTQSGGLPVALTTVDKILNWGRSNSVWALTYGLACCAIEMMASGASRYDFDRFGTIFRASPRQADVMIVAGTLTKKHAEFIRRLYDQMTEPKWVISMGSCANTGGMFNTYATVQGVDRVIPVDLYLPGCAPRPETLQYAVMLLQQKIRRESANKSQKPKRLV; encoded by the coding sequence ATGGCACAGCATCAAGTAAACTATACCCAGAGCGGCGGACTGCCCGTCGCACTCACAACAGTCGACAAAATCCTCAACTGGGGGCGCAGCAACTCCGTCTGGGCACTCACTTACGGATTGGCCTGCTGTGCGATCGAGATGATGGCATCAGGAGCGAGCCGTTACGACTTCGACCGCTTCGGTACCATTTTCCGCGCCTCCCCGAGGCAGGCCGACGTCATGATCGTTGCCGGTACGCTTACAAAAAAACATGCCGAGTTCATCAGACGGCTTTATGACCAGATGACCGAACCCAAATGGGTGATCTCGATGGGAAGCTGTGCCAATACCGGCGGAATGTTCAACACTTACGCGACGGTACAGGGAGTCGACCGTGTGATTCCGGTAGACCTCTATCTGCCCGGCTGTGCCCCCCGGCCGGAGACACTGCAGTATGCGGTGATGCTTCTTCAGCAGAAGATCCGCAGGGAGTCGGCAAACAAATCTCAAAAACCTAAAAGGCTGGTGTAA
- a CDS encoding NADH ubiquinone oxidoreductase chain A, producing MTHMAVDHPYFGAFMLLVITFAAFGATIFAARFVSRKLARLDTEKLKLTIYECGPEVTKQPNTISAQFYLFALLFILFDVEIIFMFPWAIDFKVLGWFGFVEMILFILLLAIGFIYAWKKGALEWHSIK from the coding sequence ATGACACATATGGCCGTGGATCATCCGTATTTCGGTGCTTTCATGCTGCTGGTAATCACCTTCGCAGCCTTCGGTGCCACGATTTTTGCGGCGCGCTTCGTCAGCCGCAAGCTGGCTCGGCTGGATACCGAGAAACTCAAACTTACCATATACGAGTGCGGGCCGGAGGTGACGAAGCAGCCCAATACGATCTCCGCCCAATTCTATCTCTTCGCACTCCTGTTTATCCTCTTCGATGTCGAAATCATCTTCATGTTTCCGTGGGCTATCGACTTCAAAGTCCTGGGATGGTTCGGTTTCGTCGAGATGATTCTATTTATACTGCTGCTTGCGATCGGATTTATATATGCATGGAAGAAAGGAGCGCTTGAATGGCACAGCATCAAGTAA
- a CDS encoding DNA repair protein RadC, protein MKRVGELYEKDRPREKLKAKGPAALKNYELLAVLLGSGTKDKDVIRLSKEIEKLLDADFEGLSLDRLTTVHGLGPAKAMQILAAIELSRRHLIKRNVRVSCAEDVWRELRSYADKKQEYFLSITLDGAGHIIEKRVVTVGTLNQSLVHPRELFADAITDRAAGIVIAHNHPSGQCFPSSEDRRVTRRIKEVSSIIGIELIDHVIITKESWFSFAEEGEL, encoded by the coding sequence GTGAAACGGGTAGGCGAACTCTATGAGAAAGATCGGCCCAGGGAGAAGCTGAAAGCGAAGGGTCCGGCCGCTCTGAAGAACTATGAACTGCTTGCGGTGCTGCTAGGAAGCGGTACGAAAGATAAGGATGTCATCAGGCTATCAAAAGAGATAGAGAAGCTGCTCGATGCCGATTTCGAGGGGCTTTCGCTCGATAGGTTAACGACTGTTCACGGCCTCGGCCCCGCCAAGGCTATGCAGATTCTTGCGGCAATAGAGCTGAGCCGCCGCCATCTGATAAAGAGAAACGTAAGAGTCTCGTGCGCCGAAGATGTCTGGCGCGAACTCAGGAGCTATGCCGACAAAAAACAGGAGTACTTTCTCTCCATAACGCTCGACGGTGCCGGCCATATCATAGAGAAACGGGTAGTAACGGTAGGGACTCTTAACCAGAGCCTTGTACACCCGCGTGAACTCTTCGCCGATGCCATAACTGACCGTGCCGCAGGTATCGTAATAGCCCATAACCATCCCAGCGGACAGTGCTTTCCCAGCTCCGAAGACCGCCGTGTCACCCGCCGGATAAAAGAGGTGAGCTCAATAATAGGCATAGAGCTGATAGACCATGTGATCATAACGAAAGAGAGCTGGTTCAGCTTCGCGGAGGAGGGGGAGCTGTAG